The genomic stretch GTTGTAACTGTAATCTCTTTATTTTTAGCTCTAATTGATGCAATAATGTCATTAAGCTTATCTTCTATAATAAACTAAGGAACATTATAATGGCACATAAATGGTACGCAATCCAAACTTATTCAGGTAGTGAATTAGCAGTAAAAAGAGCATTAATTCAATTATCAGAAGAACGAGAAGACGGCAAAATAGCTGATGTTTTAGTTCCTACAGAAGATTTAATTGAAGTTAAAAAAGGTAAAAAATCTATAGTTGAAAGACCTTTATATCCAGCATATGCATTTGCAAATATTGATCTAGATACAGGATTATGGCATGCAATTCAATCAATGGCAAAAGTAGGAAGATTTATTGGTGAATCGAAAAAACCTACACCATTATCTGAAAAAGATATTGCAGCTATCTTAGATAAAGTTAATAATAGAGCAGCAGCAAAACCAAAAGTTTCATTTGATGAGGGTGAAATGGTAAGAATAAATGAAGGTCCATTTGCAAAC from Poseidonibacter antarcticus encodes the following:
- the nusG gene encoding transcription termination/antitermination protein NusG produces the protein MAHKWYAIQTYSGSELAVKRALIQLSEEREDGKIADVLVPTEDLIEVKKGKKSIVERPLYPAYAFANIDLDTGLWHAIQSMAKVGRFIGESKKPTPLSEKDIAAILDKVNNRAAAKPKVSFDEGEMVRINEGPFANFNGIVEDFDMASGQLKLNVSIFGRNTPVEISYTQVERVV